The Hippocampus zosterae strain Florida chromosome 11, ASM2543408v3, whole genome shotgun sequence genome includes the window TCAATTAAACATGTATCAGTTTAtgaaaaataatatgaaatTCAGTTTTGTTGAAAATCGTGACAAGTGTCAATTTTCTGTCACTGCCTCGAGTAACggcttttaatattttaactCAATGTAATCGTAATATCaatcaaatatatatttctagAGATGTGCCATTAAGAAGCGAACATGATGAGTTGCAGCATCTGCTACATTGaagttatatatataaatgaaggCACCAATTCTGGCACTTTACTTTTACAAATGTTTCATATTTCTCGCATTACGCAatttcggagaaaaaaaagtttgcaacgATAACGTTTAGTGTAATCGTTCTGAAAGTACCCTATGGCTTTGTTTGAGTGAGAAGCAACAATAATAAAGACGACTTCTAGTTTAAAAATACTAATGTCATATACGAGCCCACTTTTTAATGTGATGGCCCGCTGTGAAATGTCCCTAATAAATCCATTGAGTCCTCTGAAGAGAGGAGTCTTGAGGTCCGTGTTCAGATAAATTCCTTTTTTCGATATCGCTTACGGACAGCAGCCCGCCAGAGAAGAGCACTTCCTGCTCATCCAATCGGAACACAGAAGCTCTCGGGTCTCGTCCAATCAGCGCACGGTGGTACAACGACTCGTCCAATGGGAGGTAGGTGCGTGCAGGTGGCTGCGCTGTTATCAGAGGCTCCTCGTTCGCCAGCAGCACACCGCCAAGAGTGCGTCAAAAGCGGCCAGAACATCACAAGAAGGTCCGATTTCCTGTCACTTGGCCCGGAGCCCACGCAAGCCGTCCTGCCGCAGACTCACCGAGGACATCCGGGAAGAAGTCGGCGTGATCCCGCACCAGGACAGTCGGGGAGCGCGCCCGGCCGGAAGAATCCGTTAACTTTCATTGGCGACTTCCTTTTGATTTCATGTTGACAAATGTTAGCTGTGGGACAGATGGAGGCTAACCGGCAGAGTGCTTTCGTTCTGGGCAGCACCCCGCTGGCGGCGTTGCACAACATGACAGAGATGAAGACGTCCCTGTTCCCGTACGCGCTACAGCAGAGCCCGGCGGCTGCTGCGGCGGCTGCGGCCGGCTTCAAGGCGCCGTCGCTGTCCAGCCTCAACTCGCAGCTGGCCAGCGGGGCTACCCCGCACGGAATAAGCGACATCCTCGGGAGACCCATCTCCACCGCCGGCCAACTGCTCTCCGCTGGCTTCCCCAGGATCAACGGCATCAACGGGCTGGCCAGCACCGccgccgcggccgccgccgccgggatGTACTTTGGCCCCGCCGTGTCCCGCTACCCCAAGCCGCTGGCCGAGCTCCCCGGGAGGGCGCCCATATTCTGGCCCGGAGTCATGCAAGGCTCCCCGTGGAGGGACCCGCGCGTGCCCTGTCCATGTAAGTACCTGCAGGCATGCCAACACTTCTTATCTCCGCGTCgccttaaatgtcatttttcagcaCTTTCACAGAAACAACTCGCAAAGTGCTTCAAGTCATCTCTAGCAAATATTATAAAGAAAACCTGCAAATTATCCCTTTAtgccaagagaaaaaaaatattcattggaCTTCCGAGAAACTGAAGGCTTGATGCCATTTTCTGGAATCGCTgagaggtgtcaaacttattGTAGTCAATGCTTCCCTCAAAGTGAGGTGATGACGAAAACCGTCTTAACGTGTCACCTCATCATACTATTACATATTCACGAGTGTCCCTGAATGTGATCGATATTATACTGtcgtttatattttattttgaacgaAGACTTCGTGGCAAATATATTATTGTTtatcatccatttatttttattattattattctatttttgaagagatttatttaaaataaatgcttAAAACGAGTTAATATGAAGCCACCATtttccgtgcatattttgtgACGAGTGAAAAGACCAATTCCATTTTGCAATAAATAAGAAGTAAACACTTCATTTGCTCGAGTGGGCCAATCCCATAAAGCGAGCTGGCAGGCcgtatctgccccccccccctcccacccccggggccttgacttTTTGACACATGCTTACAGTTCCTACGCACGCTGAGATATTTTAGTCTGTTAAAGTCGGACATTTGATTTACAGAAAACACGATTCCCAGAAGACCAGAAAGTGCTTCACATGTAGTTCGATATTCCTGCATTCAACTCGAGAGCGCAGCAAAAGCGATTGGTTTGAACCAAGCCCACACATCTTTATTGAGATACAAAGAAACTGATGTCTGTCTTTTCTAGAACCGTTTGTGAAACAAGCAGAGCGTGAAGCCATCATTGGCGCCACAAGTCGTATCTCTTTTCTTCCATAATGCATGcaatgtttatttatatattcattttatgaataatattattattatcacagtATTATTATTGCTTCCCATACATAGCTGAATAATGGGAGGCACATTTTAaagttcaaatcaaatcaaagaaaacaaattaaatgccTGCCAAATCGTGTTTTAACTTTAAGAAATATATAATAGtcacaataataattattattatgccaCCTTTGTAATGGCTTGACTAAAAAGCCATATTAGAgctaatcatgattaattttcaggtcataaaaaagaaaattaaatcaaatataACTGAGGAATATGttctttgcattaaaaaaaaatacggagGTTAACCATGCAGGCATCTTTGTCTCTCTCCAGCTCAGTCGAGCTTGATGATGGACAAGGACGGCAAGAAGAAGCACTCCAGGCCCACTTTTTCCGGCCAGCAGATTTTTGCACTGGAAAAAACCTTCGAGCAGACGAAGTACctcgcaggcccggagagagcTCGCCTGGCCTACTCGCTAGGAATGACCGAAAGCCAAGTCAAAGTAAGGATGCCTTAtacagaacaacttttttttttttttaaattacgggTTAAATGAGACTGAGGTTTAAATGTAAGTTTTACTTGatgaatattttgtgtgtttttggagaGGACCTGTTGAGCATTGTAGCCACCTTGTATCCATTTCCAGGTGTGGTTCCAGAACAGGAGGACCAAGTGGAGGAAGAGGCACGCGGCCGAGATGGCCTCTGCCAAGAAGAAGCATGACTCGGAGACGGAGAAAATGAAGGAGAGCTCGgacaacgacgacgacgatgagtACAACAAGCCGCTCGACCCCAACTCGGACGACGAGAAGATCACGAGACTGTTGAAGAAGCACAAAAGCGGCGGCGCGAGCGGCAATTTGGCCCTCATCAGCCCCTGTAGTAACAGCTCGGACACCTTGTGATGACCCTTGAaacccgccccccgcccccccacccaacacCACCACACGACCAAAGTGGGGGTGGTCCAGAAGAGACTCTTTCGGAGCCCATTTACACCTGACGTTGTAGAGAGAATACACCGAAGGACACGCATGGGGCAACAGgagttccattaaaaaaaaaaagtacacacaaTCTGGATTGTTCCATTAACCACAAGCCACGTGATTGTTTGGAGCTACATGAATAATATTAATTTTA containing:
- the nkx6.2 gene encoding homeobox protein Nkx-6.2 translates to MLAVGQMEANRQSAFVLGSTPLAALHNMTEMKTSLFPYALQQSPAAAAAAAAGFKAPSLSSLNSQLASGATPHGISDILGRPISTAGQLLSAGFPRINGINGLASTAAAAAAAGMYFGPAVSRYPKPLAELPGRAPIFWPGVMQGSPWRDPRVPCPSQSSLMMDKDGKKKHSRPTFSGQQIFALEKTFEQTKYLAGPERARLAYSLGMTESQVKVWFQNRRTKWRKRHAAEMASAKKKHDSETEKMKESSDNDDDDEYNKPLDPNSDDEKITRLLKKHKSGGASGNLALISPCSNSSDTL